The nucleotide window GGATGCGTGGAGCGGCGGCGCAGCTCGGCTCGCAGGGAACTGGCGTGCCGTGCGGCCTCGCTCAGTGTGGCGGCCGTAGGTCCCCTGGCCACCTGTCCCTTGTCGTTGATCCGCAGCCCGACATGGACGAGGACCTCGTTGAGGTCGTCCTGCCGGCGCGAGAACGTGTGGGGCTGCTGAACGTAGCGCACCGGGGCCATCGCCTCTTTGATGAACGTGATCACGCAGTTCGACGCGCCCTGGCGCGCCTGCTGCGCCAGCAGCGCCGCGGCCAGCCGGTCCCGCTTGTTGCCGCCGCCGTCCGCATCCGGCACCTTCACGACGGCCAGCAGCTGCCCGATCTCCCGCCCGGTCAAGCCGTGAGCGGTGTCGCCGAGCACACCTGCCACCGCCGTGACGACTGTTGCCGGCCAGGGCTCGTGACGTGTTGCCATGTCCCGTCCCCTTTCCCTCGTCCCAGGGCCAACCGGCCAGGATGTCACGGGCACGGAAGACAGACGCCCCCTTTTCCACGCCCGTGAAAGACCGCGACCCCAGGCATCCTCCGGGCCGCGGTCGGCCCCCGCTCTGGCCGGGGGCCGATTCCTGTGGCCGGCCAGCGGCCCCGGGCGCTGTGGACCCCTGGGGCCGCTGGCCGGGCCGCGATGACAGCTACGCCGTGTCCCCTTCGGCACCGACGGTGGCTGGCAACTGCGCCTGCCGGACGAGCCGGGAGGCCAGTTCGGGTCGACGCGCGGGTGGGCCGAGCCGTGCGCCGGGTTCAGCAGCCGGGCCGTCCACCCCTCGGCGACGCGGACCGCCTCCAGGCCGGTCCCCTCCGCCAGCGGGAGCACGGTCAGCAGGCACCAGGACGTCCACCGGGACGCCCCCCGGCCGTGCGGTGGGCGTAGTGCTCGGCCAGCCGGTCGCCGACCGCGCCCGGGCCCTGGCGGCACACGCTGCCCACGTACCGGCACCCACGGCGGTTGTCCCACGCGACGTACACCGCGCAGTTCGCCGCCACTCGGCGGCGCACCGCGACCGGGCTGGCCCGGCACACCACCACCGGCGAGCTTGAAGCCGGACGGCAGGGGCGGGTCCGTGCCCGTTCGCATCGGCCCGAAAGGTATTCGTGGAGGTATTCATGGTGGCATACTTTCGGGTATGGCAGACACGACCGTGAAGATCGACACCGAGACACGCGACCGGCTGGCCGCCATCGCTGCCGCTCGGGGCACGAGTGTGCGCGCGCTGGTGGCGGACCTGGCCCTGCAGGAGGAGAACCAGCTGAAGCTGGGCCAGGCCACCGCCGCTTTCCGGCAGGCCGTCTCCCAGCCGGGGATCGCCGAGGCCTTCGACCGTGACTTCGGCGGCCTTCCCCAGGACACCGACCGTATGCACCGGGCGGCCTGATCTTGGATCTGCACATCGACGTGCGCTGGCTCCTGGACCGGCAGGAGGATCTGCTCGGCAAGGAACTGGCCGTGCGGGACTACTCTGGGCTCGTCGCCGCCGTGGCCCGGCACCGGGTGAACACCCCGCACCTCGAGGTCGGCCAGCCCGACGCGTACTGGCGGGCGGCCGCGCTGCTGGAACAGCTCGTCCTGCTGCGGCCCCTGCCCGCACGCAACGAGTACTTCGCCTACGGCGTCGCCGTGGCGTACATCCGCGCCTCCGGCGAGACCGTGGACGCCTCCTACGAACCATGGCGCGACCTGATCACCGACATCCGCGCCCTGCGCCTGACGGTGTACGACATCGCCGACCGGCTCCGCTCACTGCGCCCCTCCTGACCGGTCATCCCCTTCTCGGAACCGCAGCAGCGCGTACAGGCATGAGCCCTTACGCGCTCGCCGAGACCGGTGGCGGCCTGCCAGGCACAACGGCAGGCCGCCACCGGCTCGCTCAGCAGCCCGCACAGCCGATCATGAACGGAGAGTCCTGCATGGGCATCGTCGGAGACGGCCTGGAGCGCGCCGTCCGCCAGGCGTTCACCCGCCCCATCCCCAAGAGCGCCGGGGCGCAGATGCGTTACCTGGTCAAGCAGCTCAAGGGCACCCGCGCGGTGGCCGACGCGCTCGGCGTCTCGCAGCGCACCGTGGAGCGGTACGTGAAGGACCAGATCCGCCGGCCGCGGGCCGACCTCGCCCAGCGCTTGGAGGACGCGGTGCGCGAGCGCTGGCAGCCCCGCGTCCGCGAGCGCGCCCGCCGCCAGGCCGCCACCAGCACCGGCCTGGTCGTGGACGTCCGGGCCCGGTTCGGCTTCACCGCCGCGCCCGGCACCACCGACGACGCACGGATGCGTCACCTGACCATCGCGCTGCCCCCGAGTCACGCGGCCCGTCTCTTCGACGCCCAGGACGTCGGCGCTGGCGAGCAGCAGCTGCGTGCCATCGCTGCCGAAGGCCTCGGCGAGATGTACTTCCGCGACGGAGGCCGCCGCGCCCACGGCCTGGAGGTCGAGTTCACCGACGTGGAACAGTTCGAGATTGACCTGTAGGGCCGCAGCCCGCCGGGGTGCGGACTTGGCCATTGAGCACGACGGTTGGCCACCCTGGCGCTCACTCGCAGACGTTGCACTGACGCCGATACTCCTGTGCGCCCCCCCCAGGGCGCGCCGCAGCGTACGGCCAATTGGGCCAGGAGGCAGTTGCGCTGCAGTGGGAAGCCCGTCAATGGGAATTGGACGTACATCACGCTTGCTATGCCCTGATCGTCTGACTTTCCGAGAGCTAGGATCGGGACCGGCGCCCGGTCAAGGCAAGGTGTTGCCGCGTGGGGCCGGGTGGTCGGTGACGGCCGGCCGTGGGCCGCTAACCCCTCCGCCGCTCCGCTGGCGGCGGACCGGCCGTCACACCGGAACAGGGAGCGGGCGGAGGCGCACCACCGGCCGCCGATGCTGGGTGCCATGCGCACTGCCCGCACCCGTCCCGCTCCCGGAGGGCTTGCGTGGCCGGTGTGTTCTTCCGTGCGGGCCTGGCCCCGGATGCTGGCGCGGTCGGGGCCGTCTTCGTTGTGCGTCAGCTGAGTCGGGTGCGGGCTTCTCTGACAGTACGTTGCCACTTCCAGGTCGGCTAAGTTGTGTCGGGCGGCGAGTTCGGTGCCGGCCCCGCGGTGGTGGCCGCCGACTTCGCGAAGGTAGGTGAGGGCTTCGGCGATGCGCGCCTCGGTTGTGGCGGAGGGGCCACGGCGCCGGCGGGGTGGGGGAAGTAGCCGGGTTTGGAGCCCGGGCCGACACCCGGACAGGGTGATCCGCCGGCCGTCATTTGTCTCATCCCGGCCAAGCGACAAAGACGCATAAGCTCTGTCGTGGGTGTCAATACCTCCCGCCCCTGGGATAGCGCAAGCGCCGAGCAGCGCCGAACACGGCATTGCTATTCTTCCGGGATGACTTATCCGACCACGGATGAAATCCGCGCGCTCCACGAACGATACGCGCCCACACCCGAGGCGTTCGAAGCCGTCTACAGTCACTGTGAGATCGTCTGGCGCATCGCGGAAGAACTATTGAATGGCTTGAATGAGACAATCATTGACGGAAACCTCGTCCGGGCTGGAAGCCTTCTCCATGACATCGGTGTCTATCGGCTCTACGATACCGATGGCAACCTGGAGCATGAAAACTACGTCCGTCACGGGCTCCTCGGCCACGAAATACTTGCGGCTGAAGGCCTTCCCGAGACCCTGTGCCGCTTCTGCTCCTGTCATACCGGCGTAGGCCTCACGAAGCACGACGTACTCTGTCAGCAACTTCCTCTGCCGCCGGCGGACTACCTTGCCGTGAGCGAAGAGGAAAAGCTGGTGATGTACGCCGACAAGTTCCACAGCAAGACCACCCCGCCGAAGTTCCTCACCGCCAACGCGTACGCCGCCTACGTCCGCCGATTCGGCGATGACAAGGTTGAGGCCTTCACCCTTCTCCGCAAGACCTTCGGCGAGCCTGACGTAAGCGCCCTTGCTGCTCTCTACGATCAAGCGCTCACCGAGTAGCCCGAGCTGCCAACCCTGGGCGCCGGCCGTCCACGCAAGGCACAGCGGCTCGCGGCCCAGAGACACCCCGGCTCGAAGCACCGTGTCCCCGGCGTT belongs to Streptomyces glaucescens and includes:
- a CDS encoding TIGR02391 family protein; protein product: MATRHEPWPATVVTAVAGVLGDTAHGLTGREIGQLLAVVKVPDADGGGNKRDRLAAALLAQQARQGASNCVITFIKEAMAPVRYVQQPHTFSRRQDDLNEVLVHVGLRINDKGQVARGPTAATLSEAARHASSLRAELRRRSTHPQVLRYCTLEILAKNPSHASLEAVKSVADRLRQLSGQGLDGARLVDAVLMPGHGTARVAINANATGPELCGVRRRRPRQRRQCCLRPGRPPVAVMPGRRRVGVR
- a CDS encoding antitoxin MazE, which encodes MADTTVKIDTETRDRLAAIAAARGTSVRALVADLALQEENQLKLGQATAAFRQAVSQPGIAEAFDRDFGGLPQDTDRMHRAA
- the tpg gene encoding telomere-protecting terminal protein Tpg → MGIVGDGLERAVRQAFTRPIPKSAGAQMRYLVKQLKGTRAVADALGVSQRTVERYVKDQIRRPRADLAQRLEDAVRERWQPRVRERARRQAATSTGLVVDVRARFGFTAAPGTTDDARMRHLTIALPPSHAARLFDAQDVGAGEQQLRAIAAEGLGEMYFRDGGRRAHGLEVEFTDVEQFEIDL
- a CDS encoding HD domain-containing protein, which translates into the protein MTYPTTDEIRALHERYAPTPEAFEAVYSHCEIVWRIAEELLNGLNETIIDGNLVRAGSLLHDIGVYRLYDTDGNLEHENYVRHGLLGHEILAAEGLPETLCRFCSCHTGVGLTKHDVLCQQLPLPPADYLAVSEEEKLVMYADKFHSKTTPPKFLTANAYAAYVRRFGDDKVEAFTLLRKTFGEPDVSALAALYDQALTE